The DNA segment GTGTAGGCGGTGAAGTAGGTTTTTGGGGGATCCCCTGTGCTGGCGCTGTGGGAACGGGTGGGTCATGGGAAATCCTCTCAGGCTACGCCGGGACCTCGCcgcggctgggggggggtccctgcggTGCCCTTGCGGCCTTGCCGTCGGCACGGGGTGGCCCCCGTGGCTCATGGGCTCTCAGCACGCCCCGGTGGGAGCGTGGTGGCCTCACCCGGCTCTGTTGGGCTACTGGGAGGGGTTGGGGGGTTGGGGTGTATCCAGAGGCACAGGGTGCCCAGTGGCATGGGGCTGAGCATCAGCTGGGGGCGTGCTGGGGGGGTGCTGGAGATGGAGGAGGGATACCGGGGATGGAGGGAGGATACTGGAGGTGCCAGAGACTGGAGATGTGGGGAGAGGGGATACTGGAGATGAAGCGCGGGATACTGGGGATGGAGGCGGGGATGCTGGAGATGGGGTGGGCGATACTGGAGGGTGGATGGGTGATACTGGAGATCGAGGAAGGGATACTGGGGATAgagggggggatgctggggagcaggggatACCGGACAATGAGGGGGGATACTGGAGATGGAGCGAGCAATACTGGAGATGCAGGGGGGATACTGGCGGTGCAGGGGGGATGCTGGAAAtgcaggaggggatggaggtgcaggaggggatgctggagatgcaggaggggatgggggtgtaggaggggatgcaggggggtgctggagatgcaggaggggatgggggtgcAGTAGGGAATGCAGGGGGGATAGTGGACATGCAGGAGGGGATGCAGGGGGGAAAGCAGGAGGCGATGCAGGGGGATACAGGACACTTAGGGGGACTGCGGGAGGCAATGCGGGCAGGGATTCATCTGTCCGGCCGTGGAAGAGTTAatgctccctgcagctcctcgctgggttttccttccagctgcttcGGATCAGGAAGATTTGTACGGTGGGGAAATTCCTGCACGCAGCTGTGGCCTGTCCAGGCCAcattccccagccccagcatctTGCGGGACTGgacgcgcccccccccccccccccccctccctccgccGTCTGCCGGGAAATGCCTCCGGCCCCCTCCGCCGAGGAACAACACAAAGCACCTTTCTTTCGGGGGCTGCTTACGTCGGAGGCAGACCCATGTGTTGCAGCAAGGTTTAGCCCAGGGAGAGGGAACACCCTCCTAAAAGCCCCATAtttgccccccacccctcatTGCAATATGGGGCTGGTTTCTTGCGCTCTGGCAGTCTGGGGTTGGTGCTGGTGCCCCGGGGACCAGGAGGGCACCTCCCGACACAGGGACCACCCCGGGGCTGAGCCCCACGGGCGATTTGCagcttgtgctgtgctgtgccaggtgTCACCGCATCCCAAGAAGTCTGGGCTTGGGGTAGGGAGAGGCGTCATCGGCACAGGCAGGTGGGGGATTGcggggagggggtgtgggggctTGTGGCTCCTCAGCGGGACTGCACCATTTGGGGCAGGGATTTGGGATGTAGGATTTGGGGCTTTGCACCATTTAGGACAGAGATTTGGGAGTTGGGATTTGGGGCTTTGCACCATTTGGGGCAGGGATTTGGGATTTAGGATTTGGGGCTTTGCATCATTCGTGGGGTCCGTAACGGCCCCATGTGCCCCCAGAACCCCTTTGCCACCTGCCCACGGTGTCCCCGCCGGTCGGGGTATCCCCGGctgagcctggggctggggctggggtggggggtggggccGGGGGTGTTCCAGGGCTTGCGGAGGGCATCAGCCCGGCTCTCCTGCAGTACCTGCAGATGAAGTGGCCGCTGCTGGACGTGCCTGCTGGCGCCACGCTGAAGGACAGCCGCTCGCCCTCACCCGCACATTTGGTAAGAGCAGCTGAACCCCACAGGAGTGATGGGTTTCCCAGGGGAAAACCTCACTCTGCCCCTCCGTGATGCCGATACGATGCCCGTGGCGGGGCTTTTTGCGGGGGTGGCTGTTGTTTTGCACTCCCATGTGCTCTCCCTGGCTGCCCCACAGTCAAACAAGGTCCCGGTGGTGCAGCACGCCCATCACATGCACCCGCTGACACCGCTCATCACCTACAGCAACGACCACTTCTCGCCAGGCTCACCGCCCGGCCACCTCTCACCGGAGATCGACCCAAAGACGGGTGAGCACAGGGTGGGGGCACACGGCATCGGCCGAGCTGAGACCTGTTGGGGTGAGCACAGGGATGGTGACGGTACCAGTGCCGTGCTGGAGGCGGGGTGCTCTCCGTCCGATGGTCCCTCTCTTCCTGGGGGTTTTTCACAGCCTGGTGGTGGGAAGGGGATGGGTCCTCACCCGGTTGCAGGGTTCGTTGGGGTGCGTGGGGATCCCTCCAGGTCTCCAGTGTGGTTGTCTCAGCATCCTCTTCCCGTGGTCCAGATGGGCAGGTGGATGCTTGGAGGAAGATAGGATGcttggcagcaggcaggatgcTCGGAGGGATGGGGTGCTTGGGAGCGAGGCGGGGTGCTCAGAGGTGGGATGCTTAGAGGGAGGTGGGATGCTTGGAGGGAGACTGTGTGCTCAGGGGCAGGTGCTCAGGGGAAGATGGGGTGCTCAGGGCCTGCCACGTCCGTGTTTTGACACTGCTTCGCTTTCATCCCTCACTCCCTCTGCAGGAATCCCTCGGCCGCCGCACCCATCCGAGCTGCCCCCCTATTACCCGCTGTCACCCGGAGCCGTGGGCCAGATCCCGCACCCACTGGGCTGGCTCGTGCCGCAGTAAGGATGGActcagcctgggctgggggcttgcTCCCTCCTCTGTGTCCCTGTCCCCGGGCAGGTCCCATCAGCCCCATGTCCCCCTGAGACCCTCCTCTTTTTCCCACTTTACCCACTTCTTCCCCTGCGAGCTCAGTGGGATGCCGAGGGCTCCCGTGGGGGTTGGGAAGGGAGGGGCTCACCACCGCTGGAAATTTTGGGCATCTTCAGGATGGAGATTGGCTGGAGACTGGTCCAAGGGCCCCCATGAACTGGGGAGGGGTATTTTTTCCACTAAAGCTTGTGCGTTTGCAGGCAAGGACAGCCCGTGTACTCAATCCCTCCCGGCGGCTTTCGGCACCCCTACCCTGCCCTCGCCATGAACGCCTCCATGTCCAGGTGGGTCTCGGCAGGGATGAGGGACCCTCCCTGGGCAtcccagagctggcagggtgtTTTTTGGCTGCTTCCCTGAAGATGATGCGGGATTCATCCCTACAGCAGCGCCAGCAGCGGGTGTTCCTGGGGAGATCCCTCCTCCGCACAGGCACAGACCAGCCCCAGGAGGTTGTGGTGGCCTCCTCTGCCATAAATCCCCCAGGAGGGTGCGGGTGGTCCCCATGGGTGGGTAGAAGGTTCAGGGCATTGCTTAATTGGGTCCGTGTTACCATCCTGCACAAGCTGGGGTGGGATCCAGTGTAAAAACCAGACCCCACACTGCGCTGAGGCTGGTGGTCCCTGAACCCAGGAGGTTCCCAGGAAGGTTTGGGGTGGAGACTGGGGGCTGTTGGTGCCCACGGGAAGCTGACGAGCCTTCCGCTCCCACTCCTCCACTGCAGTTTGATGTCCAGCCGTTTCTCCCCGCACATggtcccaccacccacccaTGGGCTGCACCCCTCAGGCATCCCGCACCCGACCATCGTCTCGCCCATCGTGAAGCAGGAACCCACCCAGCCCAACATCAGCCCCGGAGGCAACTCGTGAGTGGGGGGCGGGATGGCCCCGGGGGCAGGAGCTTGTCTCCTGCGTGCCCTGCATGGTGCAGAGTGGGTCCTGAGCCACCATCCTGCTCGTTGCAGGAAATCCCCCGTCACTgtgaagaaggaggaggagaagaaaccCCACATCAAGAAGCCGCTCAATGCCTTCATGTTGTACATGAAGGAGATGAGGGCCAAGGTGGTGGCCGAGTGCACGCTGAAGGAGAGCGCCGCCATCAACCAGATCCTGGGCAGACGAGTATGGGCATTTCCCTTGGCCCTGGCTTTGCACCCACATGCTGCCCCGTTTGTGACCTTAAAATGGCTTTCAGCCCCCTTTGCTCCACCTCACCCCATGGCTCAGTCTCTTGACCTGGGGCATCACCCAGGAGGTcgctgggagctggtggggacCTGGGTGGCAACGGGATGGGGTGAGCTGGGAGCTCTGTGGCCCCAGGGCGGCATGTCCTCAGGGCCAGCCGTGCGGCTTCGGGATTTGCAGCATGACCTTGGGATTTGCAGCACGGATTTGGGGTTTGCAGCGTGGCTTTGGACTCTGCAGCTGGGCTTCAGGGTTCGCAGCGTGGTCTCTTCTCGTCCCTGCAGTGGCACTCGCTGTCGCGGGAGGAGCAGGCAAAGTACTATGAGCTGGCACGGAAGGAGCGGCAGCTGCACTCCCAGCTTTACCCGACGTGGTCGGCACGGGACAACTATGTAAGTGTGGTCCCCCCAAGCCCCGTGGCCGCGGGCACTGGCCGGGGCGAGGTCTCCCCTCCTGTCCCCTTGCCAGGTTCCCGGATGGCCCCTCTCCGGGGACTGTGGCTGGTGGGAGGCTGCTTGCTGTGCTTGGGGAGGTCAGTGTTTGGGGTCTGGGGGTGGGTGATGGCGCTGAGTCCTAGGGATGCTCTGTGACCGTCAGTGGCTGCTGCATCCCTGTGAGCTGCTCTGGGGCACCGGCAGCCTCATTTTTCATCCATCAAGCAGCACCTAAGGGCAATCAACCACTTTGTGATATCCTCCagggcaagaaaaagaagagaaagcgAGAGAAGCTGGCCCAGCAGCAAAGCCACGACACGGAGAGTGAGTATCCCCCTGCCAACCTCCCCTGCCGCTGGGTCTCAGCCACTCATGCCGTCCTCCGCTGTTCGCAGGCTCGCTGGCATCCAAGAGCAAGAAGCCGTGCGTGCAGTACCTGCCAGCCGAGAAGCCGTGTGACAGCCCTGCGTCCTCCCACGGCAGCATGTTGGATTCGCCCGCCACGCCGTCGGCCGCCCTGGCATCCCCGGCCGCGCCGGCTGCCACCCACTCGGAACAGGCTCAGCCCCTCTCGCTCACCACCAAGCCAGAGGCCAGGGCGCAGCTCACCGTGCATTCAGCCACCTTCCTCTCGGGCAAAGccacctcttcttcctcctcctcttcctcctcttcctcctcctcaagcCTCAGCAGCCCGCCCTCGCTCCTCTCCAGACCCATCCCCTTCACCTCGGTGCCCTCCACGGCTCTCCTGTCCTCGCCTCCGTCCTTCGCAGCTGCCATCCCATCCCCGCAGGCTGCTTTGGCCGTGCTGCAAACGCAGCCCCTTTCCCTGGTCACCAAACCTGCTGACTAAGGGAAAAACTCGTCCCCCCTTGTCCCGTCCTGTCCGTCCCCTCCCTGCTGTACATTGCAGAAGCCACAATCAAGATTCAAATGCAGCCAAAACCATTATTGGTCAATATTTGACCCTTTCTGAACTCTTCTGTAAGCAGACTCTGGAGGAAGGGGCTttctgctcagagctgctgccagcagtcaACCTAAAGACcgtttttattaaaaaaaggaaaaaaaaggaaaaaaaaaaaaaaggaaataaacccTCCACCAGCTGCAGATGATGCAAATCTCCTGCGAGCTGACCGTGGGCACGAGCCGAGTGCCcgttgctgctgcagggcacggTGATGCCGACGGCCCAGTGCTCGTGTGCATGGGCATGCCGGCCCCAGGTGTGGTGGGTGCCGAGCTGGGGCCGGCGCACCATCCCGGAGGCAAGAGCTGAAACACCGGCTACTGACCCAGTGCCTCTGGGTGCTCCCACGTTCTCCTGTCTTGTGGCTTTGCTCGCAGCCACGGTGATTGCCTTCGCTCCATCCTGGCCAGGAGCTGGATCCTGCCCTGAGGATGCTGCACCGTCGGCCCTGCTCCTTCCCGTGGTCatgctggggtgggcaggatctggggctgagccctgggtgGGGGGGGTTTCCCCTTGAAACCctgttatttttcacaaaaggaaataaaactacAGCTGCAACTCGCTGCGTGAGCGTGGTCAGTGGGGGAAGCACTTGCTCCTTGCCCATCGCCACCTTCTCCCCGCCAGTGCTTGAATATCACTGTGCCCTGGGAGGCACCTGGGatggggctgcagcccagccccagcgcgGGGCACGGGGCCACGCACGGCCCCAGCCCAAAGGCGTCACCCAGACGCCATCATGGATGGGCACAGGATGATTTTGGGGTGGCCATCCCAAACCTGTGATGGAGCGAGCAGGCAGCGTATGGTTTTCTGGAAAGCTATGAGCAGCAGGGCGCACTGGGTAGGAAGACTGGGTCAGGGGGTGCCTGAGATGCCAAGGAGTGCGAGTTACTGGTGTGGAACTCACGGCCAGGAACTGCAGGGTGCCCTGGGTCTGCTCCTTTTGAACCAGGAATGAAAAGACGGGAGGAGAAAGGACCTGCACAAAAGCAACCCAGGGTCACCCAGTGGATTTTCAACAGATCTTTAGGTCTCGGTCAGTTCAACGCTTGAACTAATCAAGCTAATCAAGACTCTTCCATCTCACtatatttttaacaggaaaaaaacccactatcCCAAAGTTTTCCTGTTGAAAGTTTCGATTTTGTTCTCTGTTGCAGATTTAATTCTGAGCTGCATCTGCCCAAAGTTGATTTGTGGTATTTATAGCCCTGTTTCATTCCCCTTTCTGAATTTCTTGGCCAGTTTCCATTTCCCAGGACCCAACCTGCCTCCTCTCTACCTGcaccagtgctgtgctgtggggacTGTGGTGTCCTCAGGTCCGAGGTGGTGGGCAACGTCCAAACCATCACTATCAGTGATGGGCTGAGCCCTTCCCACGGCTCCTGGCCCTCCGGCTCTCAGGTTGGTGGGTGCTTTTGCTAATTTGGTGGAATAAATGACACCTTTGCCTCTTGTgacatttctcttttcctttccagtgcCAAGCTGGTGTGAGAAGCCACTGGGGAAGTATTTTTAGCaaactggagcagcagcagatgtcCATCTGCcagtaaagggaaaaagggaCCATCTCGGTGTCTTGTCCTTAAGGAAGACGGTGTCCGCATTCACCAGATGTTGTGTGAGACGAGTGCGTGCCACGGGATGACGCTGGCATCTGTAACCCCAGCAGATGACACCTGAATCTGAGGATTCCTATTTCCATATTGGAGCTGGGCAGAACTACCAGGAAAGTACAGCCGAGTGATGcccccagctgtgggtgccAACAAAAGCACAGCCTCGTGCCCTTGCGTGAGCACTAGGGACACATTTGGGGCAAACACTGGCTCCTGTAACCTTGCAAAAGCTCCAGATGACTTCTGCAAACAGTGACGGTACCTCCAGCAGGAGCACAGCTTCTCCCATCCAGCTGACAGCTTAAATTCACAGCTCAGAGCATCCCAGCTGGGTGGTAGCTCCTGAAATCACTGCTCTGAGGGGTCCCGGCTAGCTGAGAGCCTTGAGCAGTGAGAGGAGCCTGCAGCAGATCCAGCTCCTGTGTACCAGCTTCTTGGCGGTCACCACCAAAGCCTCAGAGCACAAGAAATTGCCTGGAGCATCTTTATTCGCTGTCACACCCAAGACAGCCCTGAACGTGGTGGGCGTTACCGTTCCACACACAAAACTGTTTAAAGTTCTTGCTTTCAAAGAACAAATTTGTGAACGCTGGGATAGGGCACGATTCCTCTGCAACAGCCCCCAAGAGGACCAGCCACGATGCTTTAATTAATGGCATCCTGATAGCGTGTCGCGTGGTTGTGCGAGATCCAGGACTGAGAGGATTAGAGTGTCACCAAAAACGTGCGTGGCCATCATTTGAAAAGAGGCAAAACGTAGCTTTTTTTAGAAAGGCTGTTCCAAGAAACTGGTTTTCTGCGAGGAACGTCTGGATCACATGCAGCCTCACTCTCCCCAACACCGGGAGCAGGCTGCAGACAAACAACTTCTTGAATTAGATTTCATGGGAAATTAAAGGCATGAAGAGACCTGTCACAAGAATTAAAGTATGAACCGGAGCCAGACAGCTTCAAACAGATGTTGGACTTCAGCAGGagaatatttctttgttttactcGGCATTTTCCCATACAGAAAAGGAACATCTGTTCCGATGCTTTTGCAGTGCTCCTAAAGTGAGATAGGCTTGGATTATTCCCTGCTAGAAGAGAAGCAACTGGCCACTAAAGCCCCCTTGGCTTCGCTCCTCCTAGAGAAGAGGGCAAGACCAGCTAGGTGTTGCTCCGCTTCCAAACGAACACACTGAAGCTATCGTAGCTGAACCAGGCTGATTGTGGTCGCTGTATATCCTCATGCTTGCAGCAATATGGCTGGATGAAAATGTTGCATTCAGACTGGTGAAACAATAGAAAACAGATTCCTTAGCAGGGTTTTCTTTGTCCTCTGGGAGGTGTTTCAGTAAGAGGAAAATTCTGGGGTTTGTCTTTGTTGCAGAAAAACCTGAATATCCAGTGTGTTTCTGTTTCGGCTGTTGTGTTAAGGAGGTCTGTTAGCCCCCTCCTCTTTTTTGGACAAGTTCTGGGCTAAATTTCTCACGATGCTTAATTTGCCCTCAGACCCGTGATCTGAAATCgagccaggcagcccagggcGCAGAGGGGAGCCGTGCTTGGAGGTCCTGAGGAGCTCTCTAGCAGTATTCCCGTTACAAGAATTCACTTTTCAAACttgccacaaaaaaaaccccaatattGTGGCCAAAGATTCCTGGACCTGCTCGTTTGGGCTTTGCAGCCATCTCCAGTGGTGGAGGTCCACGTAAAAAGTGCTGAGAAGCAGTAGGAGGTACAGCtgggcaggagagctgggagcagccggGTGAATGATGAAGCTGGAATTGGGAATGGGTGTCTGCCTTCTTAGGAAATACCCCTTCAGCATCATTGCCGCCCACTCCCAGAGTGAAACGAAGTGCCAGAAGTGCCTGATGTCTCCTGGCTGGGAATATTCCAGGTGAGCAAGTACTGCAGAGCTGCACGTGGGGTGGCcggggagctgggctgtgtcGTGGCAGGTAGGCAACACCAGGAACGGCGCAGGGAGCGGGGAGGATGCAGCTGTGCATCTGTCCCTGTCCAGAAACATGATGTACAGCAAGTAGCCGTTTAAAACCTGAAGTAAAGGGTGCCGGTTTTGTGAGGAGCCCAGCCTTAAACTCGCTGCAGCTATCACAGGGGTTTTATTGCCAGGAGCTGGTGAACATCTCGTTAAGAGCTTGTCAAGAGCAAACTTCTGGGAGAGCTTGCTCTGGTGTGCGGGTAGCATCTGGGAGCCAGCTTGGTGCTTTCCCCACTGTTTTTTGGAAGCGGGGTTACTTCTGTCACCTCAGTCCGCTTGCTTAATTGCAGCCATCGTGATCAAacggcccccagccccctctccCTCCACAGCTCTGGCTATTCACTAATTGAAATGCCTAATGAGGTCCCAGGGGTCTCCTGCAGAGATGGAGCTAATTAGGGGCTCCACCACAAACCCTGCgagcagcagcaaatgaaaCGAAGGTTTCCTCAAACCTGCTTTTCCgcgaggggccggggggggggcacaccAGATGTCCCGTTTCCCTGCTCCGCTGGGGTAAGGCTGGCGCTCCGCAGACTCCAGGCTCCTGCcaaagcagctggtgcagtggcAGTGGCTACacttaatacattttaattagcATCATTAAATTCTTCCATTTGCTAATTGTTTCTCCTTTTGATCCTTTATCCTGACCAGATTAGCCCTCAGGGGAAAGGGACAGGATGGGGGACGCAGACACTTCTGACAAGGTGAGGACTTTATTATCTCCAAGCGCCGGGTTGTCACCAGACCTGGGGAGACTACGCTAAAACACCCCGCTTGATGGTTGATTAAAGGCCAGATTTGTGTGTCCAGCCTGTTCTTGTCCATCATGGCTCTTGTCAGAAAGGGTCATCCCCAAAAAGTAACATCCCACAAGGATTTATGAGAAGAGACAGTAGCAGCCTAGAAAACCAATCAAAACCTCGCTTAAGTTTGAATGTAAAGGAGTTGTTTTTCAGGCAATAAAGGA comes from the Falco naumanni isolate bFalNau1 chromosome 19, bFalNau1.pat, whole genome shotgun sequence genome and includes:
- the TCF7L1 gene encoding LOW QUALITY PROTEIN: transcription factor 7-like 1 (The sequence of the model RefSeq protein was modified relative to this genomic sequence to represent the inferred CDS: deleted 1 base in 1 codon); this encodes MPQLEPAGGDDLGAPDELIAFQDEGEEQDKGAGRGSAHGDLDELKSSLVSETENRGGRPGAGPGPEAERPPQPRESFQKPRDYLAEVVRRQQDGVFFKGPPYPGYPFLMLPELGSPYLANGALSPGGARTYLQMKWPLLDVPAGATLKDSRSPSPAHLSNKVPVVQHAHHMHPLTPLITYSNDHFSPGSPPGHLSPEIDPKTGIPRPPHPSELPPYYPLSPGAVGQIPHPLGWLVPQQGQPVYSIPPGGFRHPYPALAMNASMSSLMSSRFSPHMVPPPTHGLHPSGIPHPTIVSPIVKQEPTQPNISPGGNSKSPVTVKKEEEKKPHIKKPLNAFMLYMKEMRAKVVAECTLKESAAINQILGRRWHSLSREEQAKYYELARKERQLHSQLYPTWSARDNYGKKKKRKREKLAQQQSHDTESSLASKSKKPCVQYLPAEKPCDSPASSHGSMLDSPATPSAALASPAAPAATHSEQAQPLSLTTKPEARAQLTVHSATFLSGKATSSSSSSSSSSSSSSLSSPPSLLSRPIPFTSVPSTALLSSPPSFAAAIPSPQAALAVLQTQPLSLVTKPAD